Proteins encoded by one window of Gordonia jinghuaiqii:
- a CDS encoding DedA family protein encodes MNPFDIESFVATGGLIGLCVLVFVETGILVGVVFPGDSVLFTAGVFAAQPDPFAPLWLLCLAVPAAAILGDQCGYLIGRKVGRSVVEGRLMRTIGPDYLAKTNHYFDRFGPLTVFFGRFIGIVRTLTPLVAGFSGMSHRTFTLFSVLGSFAWAAGIITVGYFLGNVPVIRDNIEIFIIASVLTIVVPTFIHLARRWRIARKDRRTEAS; translated from the coding sequence ATGAATCCCTTCGACATCGAGTCCTTCGTGGCCACCGGTGGCCTCATCGGCTTGTGCGTGCTGGTCTTCGTCGAAACCGGCATCCTCGTCGGGGTCGTCTTCCCGGGCGATTCGGTGCTCTTCACCGCGGGCGTCTTCGCCGCCCAGCCCGACCCCTTCGCACCGTTGTGGTTGCTGTGTCTGGCGGTGCCCGCCGCGGCGATCCTCGGCGACCAGTGCGGCTACCTCATCGGACGCAAGGTGGGACGCAGCGTCGTCGAGGGCAGGCTGATGCGCACCATCGGACCCGACTATCTGGCGAAGACGAACCACTACTTCGATCGTTTCGGGCCGCTCACGGTATTTTTCGGCAGGTTCATCGGGATCGTGCGGACCCTCACCCCGCTGGTTGCCGGTTTCAGCGGCATGTCCCACCGGACGTTCACATTGTTCAGCGTCCTCGGCAGCTTCGCGTGGGCGGCCGGGATCATCACCGTCGGATACTTCCTCGGCAATGTCCCGGTCATCCGCGACAACATCGAGATCTTCATCATCGCCTCGGTGCTCACGATCGTCGTGCCGACGTTCATCCATCTCGCCCGTCGGTGGCGGATCGCCCGAAAGGATCGACGCACCGAGGCGTCGTGA
- a CDS encoding YbaB/EbfC family nucleoid-associated protein, giving the protein MDELEARANRQLDGLRGFQEKLQAISVRETSADGLVTVEVDGKGALVDLRLAHGANELGAARLAEQIVATSALAAQKAYAHIAAATEEFSESFGDMLAARPGE; this is encoded by the coding sequence ATGGACGAACTCGAAGCGCGCGCCAACAGGCAGCTCGACGGGTTACGCGGATTCCAGGAGAAGCTGCAGGCCATCTCGGTACGCGAGACCTCGGCCGATGGTCTGGTGACCGTGGAGGTCGACGGCAAGGGTGCTCTGGTCGATCTCCGGCTCGCGCACGGCGCCAACGAACTCGGCGCCGCGCGGCTCGCAGAACAGATCGTGGCGACATCGGCTCTTGCCGCGCAGAAGGCCTACGCACACATCGCCGCTGCGACCGAAGAGTTCAGCGAGTCCTTCGGCGACATGCTCGCCGCTCGCCCCGGTGAATGA
- a CDS encoding MinD/ParA family ATP-binding protein produces the protein MTYENSTTPSTPDADAPAPPPWLQFAPPPADPATEPNTRPPSAPRTDGSGRPPFPEASPQGPQGPQGPPPSVDGPWRQPGPPFPGSPPFPGGAHAPGEPASHDGPLFPDGPAFPGGPAFDDGPQAPHDTGIPVPGPPPGQFPGRPGPSGPPPVPPNAHPSPHFPHPGAPGAMGPAGPGPAPVYPGQPMPPGYGPPHGGPSLDEVALIRKARRAPSRGWRRAVHTLSAGAINPGESQGDIEFQQLLERVNRPVRGDYRIAVLSLKGGVGKTTTTVGLGSTFASLRGDRVIAVDANPDLGTLAQRVPQQTRSTVRDLLADENVYRYSDVRAHTSQAPSRLEVLASERDPAMAEAFNEEEYRGVITILQRFYNIIITDCGTGLSHSAMNGVLDLANMIILVSSPALDGARSAGATLDWLEAHGFGHLVSRAVVVLSSSRPGSSTIDTDQLGQHFLTRCRAVHKIPFDDHLAEGADVDLELMSKATKYSFVQLAATIADDFSGTTLHREEPFQG, from the coding sequence ATGACGTACGAGAACTCGACGACGCCCTCCACCCCGGACGCCGATGCACCGGCGCCTCCGCCGTGGCTTCAGTTCGCACCGCCACCGGCGGACCCGGCCACCGAGCCGAACACTCGACCACCGTCGGCTCCCCGAACCGACGGCAGCGGTCGACCCCCCTTCCCCGAGGCCTCTCCGCAGGGTCCGCAGGGGCCGCAGGGTCCGCCGCCCAGCGTCGACGGGCCGTGGCGGCAACCCGGCCCTCCGTTCCCCGGCTCGCCACCGTTCCCGGGCGGCGCGCACGCTCCCGGCGAACCGGCGTCCCACGACGGACCCTTGTTCCCCGATGGGCCCGCGTTCCCCGGCGGACCCGCGTTCGATGACGGACCACAGGCCCCGCACGACACCGGAATCCCCGTACCGGGTCCGCCCCCGGGACAGTTCCCCGGCCGTCCGGGTCCCTCGGGCCCCCCGCCGGTTCCGCCCAACGCCCATCCGTCCCCGCATTTCCCGCACCCCGGGGCGCCCGGCGCCATGGGTCCGGCGGGTCCGGGGCCGGCACCCGTCTACCCCGGGCAGCCGATGCCGCCGGGGTACGGTCCGCCGCACGGTGGTCCGTCGCTCGACGAGGTCGCACTGATCCGCAAGGCGCGCCGTGCACCGAGTCGCGGCTGGCGTCGCGCGGTGCACACATTGTCGGCGGGTGCCATCAATCCGGGCGAGTCGCAGGGCGACATCGAATTCCAGCAGTTGCTCGAGAGGGTGAACCGTCCGGTCCGTGGGGACTACCGGATCGCGGTGCTGTCACTCAAGGGCGGCGTCGGTAAGACGACGACCACCGTCGGGCTCGGATCGACGTTCGCGTCGTTGCGCGGCGACCGGGTCATCGCCGTCGACGCCAATCCCGATCTCGGCACTCTCGCGCAACGTGTTCCGCAGCAGACCCGTTCGACGGTCCGCGATCTGCTCGCCGACGAGAACGTCTACCGCTACTCCGATGTGCGGGCACATACCTCCCAGGCGCCGAGCCGACTGGAAGTGCTTGCCTCCGAACGTGATCCGGCGATGGCGGAGGCGTTCAACGAGGAGGAGTACCGCGGGGTCATCACCATCCTCCAGCGGTTTTACAACATCATCATCACCGACTGCGGCACCGGCCTGAGCCATTCGGCGATGAACGGCGTTCTCGATCTCGCGAACATGATCATCCTGGTCAGCTCGCCGGCACTGGACGGTGCGCGCAGCGCCGGCGCCACCCTCGACTGGCTGGAGGCCCACGGCTTCGGCCATCTCGTCTCGCGGGCGGTCGTCGTGCTCAGTTCGTCGCGGCCCGGGTCGTCGACCATCGACACCGATCAGCTCGGTCAGCACTTCCTGACGCGATGCCGAGCGGTGCACAAGATCCCGTTCGACGACCACCTCGCCGAGGGCGCCGACGTCGACCTCGAATTGATGTCGAAGGCGACCAAGTACTCCTTCGTGCAACTGGCCGCCACCATTGCCGACGACTTCTCCGGCACGACACTGCACCGCGAGGAACCGTTCCAGGGCTGA
- a CDS encoding PPE domain-containing protein: MIGFTGINWDARTSEQLAADLGTGPGPAPLVEAGMAWASLAVELGEAGVDFAAVITRLGVHWQSAHTSAAFEKLTRLAPWFAEASTEAAHNAARAQAQAAAVTVAHMNMPDLAEVDIVEKLHEIATTATAVAPIIAGAAAQAERAVQQQRMRAARVMQTYEQATEPVAKPWLSGRAAPDLVSGEPLAVEKAAAARAAAPSVPSPVMPAVAPMPGMVPGVHLPPAEKSRYATTMLASGQSQAAAPAATPIAPAGATGPGVPPPMAPGLISADRGATIRTTAMDADASGESAAEAAESVDGPVTWADLATSDQPAAHYVSAPDSVDRADVDRADVDRGDVDPRYLSETLMLGDPGERR; this comes from the coding sequence ATGATCGGCTTCACCGGGATCAACTGGGATGCGCGCACCAGTGAGCAACTGGCCGCCGACCTGGGTACGGGGCCCGGGCCCGCACCGCTCGTGGAGGCCGGTATGGCCTGGGCGTCCCTCGCCGTCGAACTCGGTGAGGCCGGAGTCGATTTCGCGGCGGTGATCACCCGTCTCGGAGTTCATTGGCAGTCTGCCCACACCAGCGCGGCGTTCGAGAAGCTCACCAGGCTCGCGCCGTGGTTCGCCGAAGCATCCACCGAGGCCGCCCACAACGCCGCTCGCGCCCAAGCGCAGGCCGCCGCGGTCACCGTCGCCCATATGAACATGCCCGACCTCGCGGAGGTGGACATCGTCGAGAAATTGCACGAGATCGCCACCACCGCAACCGCTGTCGCGCCGATCATCGCTGGTGCCGCGGCGCAGGCCGAGCGTGCCGTGCAGCAGCAACGGATGCGTGCGGCCCGGGTCATGCAGACCTACGAACAGGCCACCGAACCCGTCGCGAAGCCGTGGCTCTCCGGCCGTGCGGCCCCGGACCTGGTGTCCGGCGAGCCACTGGCCGTCGAAAAGGCCGCCGCCGCACGTGCTGCGGCTCCGTCTGTGCCGTCGCCGGTGATGCCTGCCGTCGCGCCGATGCCCGGCATGGTTCCGGGTGTTCACCTTCCGCCCGCCGAAAAGTCAAGGTATGCAACGACGATGCTCGCGAGCGGGCAGTCCCAGGCCGCCGCCCCGGCCGCGACGCCGATCGCCCCCGCCGGGGCAACCGGGCCCGGTGTCCCTCCGCCGATGGCGCCGGGGCTGATCAGTGCCGACCGCGGCGCCACCATCCGGACGACAGCCATGGACGCCGATGCGTCCGGGGAGTCGGCCGCCGAGGCCGCAGAATCCGTCGACGGCCCGGTCACCTGGGCGGATCTGGCGACGTCCGATCAGCCTGCCGCACATTATGTCTCGGCTCCCGACAGCGTCGATCGCGCGGACGTCGATCGCGCGGACGTCGATCGAGGCGACGTCGATCCGCGATATCTGTCGGAGACGCTGATGCTGGGTGACCCGGGGGAGCGTCGATGA
- a CDS encoding PE family protein has translation MNESQLRVEPAELISAATDLDRIADRLEQAVFGAGRALPVPAQGRDEVSVAAAASFSAVAEKFEKDSVSGVLEMRKIAAVLRAQAMGFLDGDAEASAAFRVAP, from the coding sequence GTGAATGAGTCCCAACTGCGCGTCGAACCTGCTGAATTGATCTCCGCGGCAACAGATCTCGATCGGATCGCAGACCGACTCGAACAGGCTGTGTTCGGCGCGGGACGGGCTCTGCCGGTCCCCGCGCAGGGTCGCGACGAGGTCTCGGTGGCCGCTGCCGCGAGCTTCTCGGCAGTGGCCGAGAAATTCGAGAAGGATTCCGTCTCGGGTGTTCTCGAGATGCGCAAGATCGCTGCTGTCCTCCGTGCGCAGGCCATGGGATTCCTCGACGGCGACGCCGAGGCATCGGCCGCCTTCCGGGTTGCGCCGTAG
- a CDS encoding type VII secretion target, whose product MTNVKVTPEVLEGFAATNAAMATAVGTAGSIDAAANTAAMVPVFGLIGQEFLAAFIAAQASHLMSVGQLAAVHASTAASALAGLADYEATDASSGAAIRSVL is encoded by the coding sequence ATGACGAACGTCAAGGTGACACCTGAGGTTCTCGAAGGCTTTGCCGCCACCAACGCGGCGATGGCGACGGCGGTCGGGACCGCCGGATCGATCGACGCCGCGGCGAACACCGCGGCGATGGTTCCCGTCTTCGGGCTCATCGGGCAGGAGTTCCTCGCGGCTTTCATCGCCGCGCAGGCAAGCCATCTCATGTCGGTCGGGCAACTCGCTGCCGTCCACGCCTCGACCGCGGCGTCGGCCCTCGCCGGACTCGCCGATTACGAGGCCACCGACGCCTCGAGCGGCGCTGCGATCCGTTCGGTGCTGTGA